Proteins from one Podarcis raffonei isolate rPodRaf1 chromosome 1, rPodRaf1.pri, whole genome shotgun sequence genomic window:
- the LOC128411510 gene encoding myb-related transcription factor, partner of profilin-like translates to MADDSPKRRKANFNEAETEVLIEQVLKHEQVLFAAGPGRASPGQKRKVWELIRHKVNPVAACPREVEDLKKRWRDLKRRDRSKLCRVTQGPVPHPASLGLLMAAEDISPPDHLRSYAPGMAAAASEALPIVGGIDTLDLPGAAAAAASVAEIGFTDDPGPSHQPCVEKMNLKEEIVVKVVEPEESSEDMSVVPPSQEPLPFLGLPNGGPCGKVKAKTKTQPQIDPSEITEEDLLQIQQNQLHIIQSGFDTINHNLRLLQQGMQDLNNSLSMAAHTLVAIKNVYVKNNAGPTTFATVATQTTSGYLSPGSPLVEDRVRAPMAGSSSRSSSCSSSSMSQEPGPSEFPRPPHRTIKKEHPNGCYYFCFADV, encoded by the exons ATGGCGGACGACTCGCCGAAGCGGCGCAAGGCCAACTTCAACGAGGCGGAGACGGAGGTGCTGATCGAGCAGGTGCTGAAGCACGAGCAGGTGCTGTTCGCGGCGGGGCCCGGCCGGGCATCCCCGGGGCAGAAGCGCAAAGTGTGGGAGCTGATCCGGCACAAGGTGAACCCGGTGGCCGCCTGCCCGCGCGAGGTGGAGGACCTGAAGAAGCGCTGGCGGGACCTCAAGCGCCGCGACCGGAGCAAGCTCTGCCGCGTCACCCAGGGGCCCGTCCCGCACCCGGCCTCGCTCGGCCTCCTCATGGCCGCCGAGGACATCTCGCCCCCAGACCACCTCCGATCCTACGCCCCGGGGATGGCCGCCGCCGCCAGCGAGGCGCTGCCCATCGTCGGCGGCATCGACACGCTCGACTTGCCcggagctgccgccgccgccgcttcggtGGCGGAGATCG GTTTTACAGATGATCCAGGCCCATCCCACCAGCCATGTGTGGAGAAGATGAATCTAAAAGAAGAAATAGTAGTCAAAGTCGTGGAGCCAGAAGAAAGTTCAGAGGACATGTCTGTAGTTCCTCCTAGCCAGGAGCCACTCCCTTTTTTGGGGTTGCCAAATGGAGGCCCCTGTGGAAAAgtaaaagccaaaacaaaaactCAGCCCCAGATAGACCCCAGTGAAATTACAGAAGAGGATCTCCTgcagatccagcagaaccagctcCACATCATCCAGTCTGGCTTTGATACAATCAACCATAATCTCCGGCTGCTGCAGCAAGGCATGCAAGATCTCAACAACAGCCTCAGCATGGCAGCACATACTTTAGTGGCGATTAAAAATGTCTACGTGAAAAACAATGCTGGCCCAACCACCTTTGCTACGGTTGCTACTCAGACCACCTCGGGGTACTTGAGCCCGGGGTCCCCACTGGTGGAGGACAGAGTCAGAGCACCAATGGCTGGAAGCagtagcagaagcagcagctgcagctccaGCTCCATGTCGCAAGAGCCAGGCCCTTCAGAATTCCCCAGGCCCCCCCACAGAACCATTAAGAAGGAGCATCCAAATGGCTGTTACTATTTCTGTTTTGCAGATGTGTAA